A window of Micromonospora eburnea genomic DNA:
CGGTGACGGTGTCGTTCACGGTGGACGCGGGCGGCGGTAACGCCAGTTGCACGGCCGCCACCGGTGGGCAGACCGCCAGCGGGAGCTGTTCCAGCCTGCGGGTGGCCGGTCTGACGCCGGGCACGTCGTACACGGTGATGGTGACCGCGTCCAACGCCGCCGGGCCGGGCACCGCGAAGCGGGACCAGGCGACCACGGCGGTGTACGGGCGGGCGATCTGCGTGAACAACACCTCCAGCAGCGACCCCGAGCAGCACACCTGGTGCAACAACCCGGACAACGCGATGGGCGTCTTCAGCGGCACCTCGCTGAGCACCACGCAGATCGGCCGGGCCACCCACAACGGCCGCTACAAGGCGCTCTGCAAGGCCACCGGGGAAGGTGTCAACGACTACGTCTACAACCCGGGCAAGATGGGCACCAGCCCGAGCGACCGGACCTACGACTGGATCCGGATCGAGTTCGGCGGCAAGACCGGCTTCATCTCCTTCGCCTGGTTCAACCTGGAGGGCTACGACATCAACTCGACCGGTCCCCTGCCCAACTGCTGACCGTCCTGAGGAGCACCGCGTACGTGAACACCCACGAACCGCTCACCCAGCCGGAGGTGCAGGGCTTCGCCGCCCTCGCCGCCCGGCTGGCCGAGAACATCAACGCGGTCGTGCTGGGCAAGCCGCAGGTGGTCCGGCTGGCGCTGACCGCACTGTTCGCCCAGGGGCACGTCCTGCTCGAGGACGTGCCCGGGGTCGGCAAGACCACCCTCGCCCGGGCGGTCGCGGCGACGGTGCAGGGCAAGTGGCGGCGTATCCAGTTCACCCCGGACCTGCTCCCGTCGGACGTGTCCGGGGTGACCATTTTCAACCAGGCCACCCGGGCGTTCGAGTTCCACCCCGGGCCGGTGTTCGCCAACATCGTCATCGCCGACGAGATCAACCGGGCGTCGCCGAAGACCCAGTCGGCGCTGCTGGAGGTGATGGAGGAGCGGACCGTCACCGTCGATGGCGTACGGCACCCGGTGCCGCAGCCGTTCCTGGTGGTCGCCACCCAGAACCCGGTCGAGATGGACGGCACCTACCGCCTGCCCGAGGCCCAGCTCGACCGGTTCCTGGTCAAACTCTCCGTCGGCTACCCGGACGAGTCGGTCGAGGTGGAGGTGCTGCGCGGGGCCACGGTCCGCTCCCCCGACTCGCTCACCGCGATCACCGACACCGCCACGGTCGGCGAGATGGTGCGCATGGCCCGGCGGGTGCACATCGCCGAACCGCTCTACGCGTACGCGGTGCGGCTGGCCGCGGCCACCCGAAACCACCCGCAGGTCCGGGTCGGGGTCAGCCCCCGCGGCGTGATCGCCCTGACCCGCGCGGCGTGCGCGTACGCGCTGATCGACGGCCGCGGCTGGATCATGCCGGAGGACCTGAAGACGCTCGCCGAGCCGGTCTTCGCGCACCGGCTGCTGCTCACCCCGGACGCGCAGGTACGCGGCGTCACCGCCGCCGAGGTGCTGCACCAGGCGGTCGCCTCGGTGCCGGTGCCGCTGCCGTCGGGCCAGCCCGCCCCGGCGCACGGCTGAGGCGGCGCAGCGGATCGTGGGAATCACCGCCCGCGGCGTCGGGCTGCTCGCCGCCGCCGTCGTACTGCTCGGCGTCGGCTTCCGCTACGCCTACCCGGAACTGGTCGTGCTCGGCGCGGCGGCCGCCGTGGCCGTCGGGTACGCGCTGGTCAGCGCCGCCTGGCGGCCCCGACTCACGGTCGAGCGGGTCGCCGACCCGGACCGGGTGGCGCGCGGGGAGCCGGCGGCCATGACGCTGACCGTACGCAACACCGGGCGGCTGCGGTCGGCGAACCTCGTCGCCGAGGACCGCTGCGGTGCCGCGCTGGTGCCGGTTCCGCTGCTGCGCCTGCGTCCGGGTCGCGACACCGAGGTGCGCTACGACGTGCCGACCCGCCGCCGCGGCGTGGTGCCGGTCGGCCCGCTGCGGGTGACCCGCCGTGACCCCCTCGGTCTAGTCGCGCTGGCCCGCTCCTACGGGGGCACCGTGCCGGTCTGGGTGCATCCGCGTATCCACCCCCTGACGGCGGTGCCCACCGGGGCCGGACGCAGCCTCGACGGGCGCACCGACAGCGTGCCGCACGGCTCGATCACCTTCGACTCGCTGCGGGAGTACGTGGTCGGCGACGAACTGCGCCGGGTGCACTGGCGCACCAGCGCCCGGGTGGGCGAGCTGATGGTGCGGGAGAACGTGGACACCAGCCTCCCGCGGATCGTGGTGGTGCTGGACAACCGGGCCTCCGCCCACCCGCAGCGAGTGGCCGGGGTCGCGGAGTCGTTCGAGTCGGGTTGTGAGGCCGCCGCCTCGGTGCTGGCCGCCGCTGTCGGTGAGGGTCTGCCGGTGAGCCTGCTGCTGGTCGCACCCGCCGCCGAGGAGCCGGCCGGGGTCGCCGGCCCGCTGGACCGGCTCGCCGCCGTCGAACTGGCCGCCGGCGACGACGAACCGCTGCGTACCACGATGAGCCGGCTGCGGCAGGAACGGCTCGGCGACACCCTGGTCTTCCTCACCGGGCCCGGCGCCGCCGCCGACCTCGGGCACATCGGCGCGCTGCGCGGCGCGTACCCGTCGCTGGTGGTCGGGATGTTCGGTGCGGCGGGGCCGACGCCGCCGGGCGCGGCCGGCCTGCTCGTGTTGGACGCCGCCGACGGCGCCGAGTTCGCCGCCGAGTGGGACGGGATCCGCCGATGGTGACCACGACACGGGCTCCGGCCCCGCCGACCGAGCCGGCCGCCGGGCGGCCCGGTGGGCCGCTGGCCCGGCTGCTGCGGGCCGTGCCGGTGCCGCTGGCGCTGATCGCCATGATCGCGCTGGCCGGCGTGGTGCTCGGCCGGGTGTACGCCGACCCGCTGCTGGCCCGCCTGATCCTCGGCGCGGCGATCGGCTCGGTGCTGGTCAGCGTCGCCGCCCGCCGCCTGCCGTCCTGGCTGGTCGCCCCGGTGTCCGTGGCCGGCCTGGCCGGCTGGGCGCTGCTGTCGCTGCGTCTGGCGGCCAGTCACGCCGCGCTGCCCGGCAGCCTCGCCG
This region includes:
- a CDS encoding AAA family ATPase gives rise to the protein MNTHEPLTQPEVQGFAALAARLAENINAVVLGKPQVVRLALTALFAQGHVLLEDVPGVGKTTLARAVAATVQGKWRRIQFTPDLLPSDVSGVTIFNQATRAFEFHPGPVFANIVIADEINRASPKTQSALLEVMEERTVTVDGVRHPVPQPFLVVATQNPVEMDGTYRLPEAQLDRFLVKLSVGYPDESVEVEVLRGATVRSPDSLTAITDTATVGEMVRMARRVHIAEPLYAYAVRLAAATRNHPQVRVGVSPRGVIALTRAACAYALIDGRGWIMPEDLKTLAEPVFAHRLLLTPDAQVRGVTAAEVLHQAVASVPVPLPSGQPAPAHG
- a CDS encoding DUF58 domain-containing protein; this translates as MGITARGVGLLAAAVVLLGVGFRYAYPELVVLGAAAAVAVGYALVSAAWRPRLTVERVADPDRVARGEPAAMTLTVRNTGRLRSANLVAEDRCGAALVPVPLLRLRPGRDTEVRYDVPTRRRGVVPVGPLRVTRRDPLGLVALARSYGGTVPVWVHPRIHPLTAVPTGAGRSLDGRTDSVPHGSITFDSLREYVVGDELRRVHWRTSARVGELMVRENVDTSLPRIVVVLDNRASAHPQRVAGVAESFESGCEAAASVLAAAVGEGLPVSLLLVAPAAEEPAGVAGPLDRLAAVELAAGDDEPLRTTMSRLRQERLGDTLVFLTGPGAAADLGHIGALRGAYPSLVVGMFGAAGPTPPGAAGLLVLDAADGAEFAAEWDGIRRW